The sequence AAAAGGTATTTGGCTTTCTACTCGTGATAAAAGTGATTCCGATAACTGGAAACCCTTTATCACCGTTATAGGATCTTCCAATTATACGAGAAGGGCGTATTCGTTAGATTTGGAATCGAATGCTCTCATTATTACAAGGGATGAAGagttaagaaaaaaaatgaaagcaGAGTTAGATAATTTATTACAATATACAAAACCCGTAACTCTAGAAGACTTTCAGTCAGACCCAAAAAGACATATTGGCACTGGTGTAAAGATAGCTACCTCTGTTTTGGGTAAAAAACTTTAGATTCTATTCTATCATTATTATGTCCCTGTAAATATggaaaattaaaaaaaatagtaataataaatGCACTCTCTAAAACTCCTTAAAGTCGTGAACAACCATCGTAAAACTATTGAGGCAGACGACGATCCGTTATAGTTTCCCTTTTGGCAATCGTGGTTTCCGTCCTACGTAAACATACTGAACTTGGCAAAGTATAACCGATAAGGTGACAAATTGTATCAATTTTACCCAAAATGGCGTTGAATTAAATGGGATTTCATAGAACAATACACTGGTCGGTATTAGTAGTCTTCCTACCAAATCGATAAATTCAGCCAAAAATGATATTAATACAAACTTTGATGATAGTCCTACTGTTGAGCATCCCATCCAGTTAATACTCATTTGAGGAACATACTTAAAACATTTAAGCAGGTTTGCCATTACCCATAGATAATTTATGTGGTCCAGATAAAAAACACCAAATTTACCTGAATTCTTCAATGGTAAATTGGAAATGGAACATCCATATGTAAATATGCCTAATACAAGGAAGACACCTATAAATATTATGGAAGTAATGGAAATGCCCTGGTAGATATGTTTAGTTGAcctataataatataactGCCTCAAAAGCATCAagcaacaaaagaaaacgcAAAAATCCTTTAGGATGAGGAGGCTGGATATGGGTATACTACGGGCTTCATTCAACGGATAAAAAAGTGGGAATCTTTGGGACAGTTGCTCCCTCACCAGAGATGAATAACAATAGTGCAACGCGCAATACAAATAAAGACCATTACCAACAAAATCTAGCAAATATAAGTCGTATGAAAGACCATAAATAGATCTATGAAGTTTATTATAACGCTTCTGGTATAGAATGGCGATGATCTATGTAAAAAGTGGAGGTTTTCTCCCTTAGTTAGTCAAATCTTTCATGTatacttttcctttcaatTATGCATACTGATAAAAATCCTGCCAGGCCCTGCAGAACAACAACAAGCATGTGAATGATTGGATATGATGGCTTCGCAGGGCTCCTCAATCGCTTCTCTGGAAAACCTTACCTCAATGAGGTTAAAAATCGTGGGCTTTTCGTTCgtagagaaaaaaaaacttgacAAAAACACGCCTCTACAGAAGAACACGAATTATACATAAGGAAAATACCGTTATAAGAAAGGTGATTATAATTGGGAACTAAGTGCTTACACGAAAGGTAtagaatatcaaaaaaaaggaagtaAGATGGACTACGATAGCCCCGATACCATGAACGATGGTTCAAGCAACACCTTAATCTCGAAGATGAATACAATGAAACTATTATATCAACACTATTTGGATAAAGTCACACCTCACACTAAGGAGAGGTGGGCTGTACTAGGTGGTCTGTTATGTTTGTTTATGGTACGTATTACAATGGCCGAAGGTTGGTATGTGATTTGTTATGGTCTAggtttatttttgttaaatCAATTTTTAGCCTTTTTGACCCCAAAATTCGATATGTCCTTACAgcaagatgaagaaaacaacgAATTGGAAGCTGGAGAAAAATCAGAGGAATTTCGTCCATTCATTAGAAGATTACCCGAGTTCAAGTTTTGGTATAACAGCATTAGAGCCActattatttctttattattgtcaCTATTTTCAATCTTCGATATTCCAGTATATTGGCCAATTTTATTGATGTACTTCATAttgttgttctttttaACCATGAGAAGGCAAATTCAACATATGATaaaatatagatatatacCCTTAGATATTGGtaagaagaaatattcaCATTCTTCTAACTGATATGTGGACTCCACATACCTATTCAACGAACACATTCGTATTTTAATTATATGTAAATCAAATACCTGATAGTTACAGAATAATTGTTATTACTTTCTTCTACACAtccttttttatatttggaAGAGTAcatgaaattattgattAGGTAATTGACAGAAAGAGGCTCAATTTCTGCCATTCATGGATAAACAGCTCCAAATGGCTCCAATTGACCATGTTTTGTAAAGGTTTTGAGGCGACTGTCTTATATAGATCGACATCTTCAAGCCATCGCTCAATACTGAGCTTAGTTGCCAAATTAGTGAGAAATGGGGTGTGTCGAGGAATAGAGGGTGCAAAAAGAGAGGGCAATTTGCCATGGAAGGTGAGAGTTCGTTAAATGTTCATACTTGACAATGTCCATATATAATCGGTGACATGCATGAGTTAAATGCATGCGCCTCCCAAGAACTTTACCATTGAACGAAATTAATTAAGCTCCACGATAGACTTCAATAGACAATGAAAATCATAACCGTGGCAGAAGACTCCGCAGATAACGATAATTCAATCATCACGTTAATCCCTcaaaataaagatgatCTTTTTACGatttatcaaataataGACAAAGAGGATGAAGtcatatttaaaaaattattcacGACTAAAAGGGACgaaataataagaaaaacaattACCGATTATGTGGCTGTAAGATTAAGAATATTATCTCATGAATTTGATATAAAGGAGGAATATCTGCGCTATAAGGGAATAACGGTCACTGACGGTACGAACATATCTAGCGCAAATGTCCCTTTAGGCAAGTTTCTGAGCTTTAACATAACTTATGAACATCAGTTTACTATTTTCAAGCGCCACTTTAATAAATATGCCAGGAAGCTCTTGAAAGAGGCACTCGACTCAGAAATGAAATCAGACACTGCTGCGGTGGTTCTGCAAGAAGGAATTTCTCACATTTGCTTATTaacaacttcttcaactattttaaagcaaaaaattgaagtttcgataccaaaaaagaaagatacAGTTGATATAAGTAAACTGGATGAGAAGACTGAAGCATTTTATAGAAGAACTTATGACGCagtggtgaaaaatttcaattttgatGAACTAAGAGTAATAATACTGTGCTCTCCTGGATTTTATGCGAAGACattgatggaaaaaatcCTGAAATATGCAGAGAAAGATCAAAATAATTCAGTTTTGCAGAACCAAGAAATGTTTGTTATTGCCCATTGTTCTACAGGATATATACAGGGGATCAATGAAGTTTTAAGAGATCCTGAATATTCTAAGATATTGCAAAATACTAAGTACTTGAAAGAAATCCATATCATGGACGAGTTCCTTGAGCATTTGAacaaagatgatgatagGGCATGGTATGGTGTAGAGGAAACCGAAAGGGCTGCAAAATTGGGTGCGATAGAAACACTACTTATTACAGATAGTGTACTAAAAAGTGACGATGTTAAAAAGCGTGAAAAATACCTCGACCTAATTGAGAATATCGAACAAAATAATGGCGAAGTATTCGTATTCAGTACTTTGCAAAGTCACGGTAAAGAACTTGAGACATTAACGGGTTTAGCCTGTATCTTAAAATATCCTATCCACAAccttgatgaaattttccagGTTAACTAAAATAAGCAGGATTTGTAAGAtcagttcttttttttctttctatcTAACACTTTTAAACGGGGCGAAAGAAAATTACTATATACCTAGCGTACGTATATAATATTCGATTTTTAATATTgcatttcaattttaaacAACAAAATGGCAGGCAATACATCGCTGttcacaaaaaaatagggTAATAAAATATCACATGACaatttaaaatatttttatattttaagaaaattattttaATAAATTCTTATATagttttaaaaaaagatcattaAAAAACAAATGTATATGCTTTCCGAAAGATAAATATGTtaacaaaataaatattaCACTAATAGGACGATTTCATAAAACGTTTCATCAGCAAAGCTTACTTGtttaataatatttgaTAGATGCAGAAGGATAAAAGAAGTTGGTAAAGCAGGTTAATGATGAACAGAGAAAGGATTCGAAAAgctttttgaatattttgctCATGCAATGATGAAATCAACCCACGATATAACCATTGACCCCTCATGCctattgttggaatgaaattctaatatcatctatttagtagtataatatcacatgcggtgtaagaagatgacataaatattgagaaacagtcagCAAGTTTAATGAAAGCTGGGacgcaaggattgataatgtaatagcataatgaatgacaacatataaaaagaaagaagatatagtaataacactatgtagaactatcgatcCCCTTTTatggattcctatatcctcgaggagaacttctagtgtattctgtatacctataTCATAGCTTTTAGCAACAATAGaattccaacaattatctaattattcgCCAAATTCTCACCTATGTTACTTCAACTATATTTGCTGTGCTCGATTTACAGCAGCCCATTAAACATTGTAAGTACAATTTAACAAGATAGCGAATATGGTACTAAAAGTAGGAAGATTTCTCGTCCAATTCATagttatcttttttttagcaaATTTCAGCCAAAAATGTAGTAGTGCTAAATTCGAATGAGGGTTTCTAAATTAGTCAAATATGCCGTAGAAAGGCGAAAGAGTTGTGTCTTCAAAATCCGTTTCTTCACTAGTCATTTCGGGATCGACTTATCATGCGGTGAAATCGTAATGAgtataatttttcttgactACTCTTCTGAGGCAAACCTGCTGGTGTAACCACTATCATATTTATGGCTTGAAGTTAAGAATGTTTCATGATAAGTTGAGCAAATTACACGAAGGTACGTGCCACCTTAAAAATTCTTATATTTGTGTCTTGTTGAGCCACGTCATCTAGAGGGATCGAGTGTCATACTCTTACGCTAACGTCTAGCTGAATATTGTTGTTCTTCAAGATCATGCGATTTAAAACTCTTATATTTTGCTTCTCCTCAGGCAGAGGAATCTCTGAAATTATGGAAGGTGACACTATTAGAGTTAGAAGACAGTGCTTGGCCGCACCAGATACTGATTATTTCATGCCCAAAACGGAATATCACGTGTACTTAAATTTCACTATCAGAATGTTGTATATGACGGTGGCGTATACTGGCTATTCACACTTATTCAATCTAATACAATTGtcttattatttctttctcaagTAAACCTTGATTACCAGCGTGTGGGAAGACCATGATGTGTTTCGTAAACAATTGGAAGTAGTGGAATTACAATAGCAATGACAATGACAATAGTAACAAGTAATAGAAGCCCCAACAATGAATGTGTTGTTTCTAATATACTTTGATACCTGAcgatttgttcttttggTTGTCGAATTAGTGCCGGCTAAGCACCTGCCTCTTGTAGGCTTTTTTTAACTTGCTTTATTTATCAGAGTTTTCACGTAAACAAACTAGAAGACTGGCCGCCAACGTTAGCTTTGGTTGTTTCTATTTCTATCTCATCATATATTTCCTGCCATTATTAATGGTGGCTTAGTTCTGAAGTCATTGCCTTCTGAATAACcttatatattttcttaagAACTATGAAAGTGATAGCAATTCTTAAGATGAAGGCCATTTATCGATGTTCTATCTCAACTTTTACCACTCTCGAATAAtatgtctttttttttttcttcttatatGAGACAAGCAAATCGCCATACAACGCTCGTCCATGCCATGAGCTTCATCGAGTTCTTGACTTCTTAAACTCTGCAGaataatataatttttttgcccttatgaaaatttgttaTAATAATGGCGAAATGTAACTACCTTACTAGTTGTCCCAACAATCCCTAGAGAAACtaccctttttctttacgtGAACTTTATTATATACTTGATCGCGTTTCTTGattatttaatatttacaTTTTCCGCACTGTCAGTGCAGCTCTCATTATATAAACCTGTGAAGAATATGTAGCCGCCCAGTAAGGCTTttttgagaagaaaagctgGCTTAACATAATTATAAAAGTTACCGGTGTTAATCCTTTTGTTTGCCGTTGTAATCTGGTATGAACACTTATGAAAATATGCTAATATGCTAATAgtccaaaaataataaaaacgTACAGATTTGTCTTCCTTAATATGAGCAAAAAGCTTGCTATCTATTTTAGTATTCCTTATTTCCCGTATAAGTCTACGTCGCCCCACATTTTCTCACTGACACGAATATGGACCAATCCATTTGTGCATTTCCATTAATCCTTCATCTGAAACTAATTAAAACTCGCTCAAAGATAGGGATGTTTGTTTGGAATTACTAAATTCTGGCAGTATATTTGCTGTTCGTTGGTTTGACTCAAATTGAgtataactttttttaaaattcaTTGTACGTTTTTCAAAGTactcagaagaagaaacaggATGTAATTTATCAATGCCAGTATTGAATAACTCATTTTCAAACCACATTGCCCTCTATTGAGCTTTTTCTCACTAGCAAACTattaaacaaaaatggaaaggtAGGTCAATTACCGTTCAAGAGCAACTATATTTGCTAACAATATATTATACGAAGATCACTTTTCTGAAATTGGGTTATAGAAGGTAAGGAGAGGCTGAAATGTAATGATAATcaaggaagaaaatatgtGGTTAGAAAAACTTTCTCTTTGTATAATAAACTCCTAAATATTCTTGGCCTTTTACATTGAAGTTAGACAACATCAAATTATATTACATGCTGGTCTAGACGTGGTGTGACATGTGATGATAAGTGAACAATGTGCTCAATTAGATATGGGATACATTTGAAAAGCTTACAAACAAGAGATGCTTTATATATATCCGCATTACAATGTTTTTTGGCGTATTTGAGTAACTTGTTAAAAACATGGAATAGGCCATTTCAAGCTACACATTAACAACACGTAGCGATTCTTGCTGACGTTTGTTCTAATACTTCAATAATGTGAGTACCTATTGCGCTTCGTAGAGAAGTACAATCCCTAGtcaaacattttttttagaattgTCGATGAGGACCTTTTAAGCGTGGACTTTAatctttattctttattgaaatataataaaattgatttattatattattttatttattctaatttgaataaaaaaaaaatgattttctttccttcgTAGAGTAATGGTTTGGATAAGAGAGCaacatttctttcattttacCAAACCAAAAGGTCATTGGCGTACGCAAAAGAAGGTTGAAACTTTTGCCCATCCCCACCGTACGTGAACTTCTAGTTCTCGGCCGCAATGCAAGATAATGTGAAGCCTAGAAGGAAAGAAGCAAGTTAAagtatttttcatataGAATAATTTGAGAATTCttaatataatataataagaTATATAATCAGTACCATTCATATGAGATTCAACGTTGAATGGCGTTGCTAGACATATGGGCTGAGGAACGACTATTCgcgttttcttttaaagCAATCAATTGTCTTGCTCTGAACCCTTCATAGTGAATGTATGAAGTGGTTTCGATTAGGTCTTGGAGATGAGTTCGAATCAAAAATTCCCTTAAATATACAAAATCACACTGGTTGATGTCTTCAACATTAATAGCACTCCAACGAGTTTTTCTTCCCCTGAAGGTTTCACCAtttatttcaatttcattttcagaaCCAACCACAGCAAATGGGATGATAGATCTGACACTTCTGTTCAGTTCTAATTCCTCGTCAGTTAGCTCCTCCGAATCATAAGGAtaaatcttgaaattgtATTTCTCGAACTCATTTTGGATAAGCTCTCTAAACTCTGCTCTTTCATCTAAAGTCAATGTATCCGATTTGCCAATAACTGGTATAACATTTGCTATTTCTGTCAATCTTTTCAAGGCTTCAACATCAAGGCGACTCAACTCCTTTCCATTTGGTTGCAGGAAGTAAAGAATAGCATGAACTCGCGTGTCAACAATAAACCTTTCACGCTGGGCTGTCAATTCTTTACGTAAGTATTGAGAATGTTGTTCTTTGATATACTTCACAATAGGCTCCCAAGCTTTAGAATTGTCAATAAAGTCACCAAAACCGGGTGTATCTATGACGTTGATATTCAAGCGAACACGATCCTCCACAAGAGTATGAGTagaaattttcatttcagtTGTCTTTGTAATAGGTAGGGCAGTAATATCATCACCAGTGGCAGAATCGATCAAGTGCGAGGCGAATAATGTATTTATCAGAGTACTTTTACCCAATCCGGATTGGCCAACAACCATTATATTGAACTGAAAACCTTTCTTCAGCAAACGATGTTCGATCTGATTCGTGATGGTATCAAAACCAACATAAGAAGCAGGCTGTACTGAGCTCAGGGAATCCATTATTAAATTTTATAAAGTGCTTGCAGTATACGTGTAAAAGAACCGTGGGCTTGAGCTTGTATTTCCTTCTCTTTGCGTAGAGGAAGCCTAGCATTATTAATGCCTGTTTacatatattctttttggcGATCCTGATCTATTTGTGGTTTCTCGAGTAAAATCCTATCATATGATACGATTATTTCCGTAAGCATGGAGAAAGCAAATCCTAATAAGGCATAATATTCCCGAATAATACCTTAACTTGGAGGAAAGAACACCAAGCAACTAGCAGCAAGCAAATATGAATTCTTTGATCTTTGGTAAACGATTAACACTTCACAAAATTGTGCCTGCCAATGTAATTGGATGGTTAACGCCGTTGGGGAATCCTTCACTGCTGGCTCCAGGCCAAAAACAACTGGGATCTATCAATCGTTggttgaaagaaaagctcCAAGGAGATCATAACGAAactgaaaatgaagattttttctcCAGTAATGGTATACTACTAGCAGTccctaaaaaaaaagtatcacaccaaaaaaaaaggcaaaaacTTTATGGCCCGGGCAAGAAGCaattgaagatgattcATCACTTAAATAAATGTCCATCATGTGGCCATTATAAGAGAGCCAATACACTATGCATGTATTGTGTTGGACAAATACGTCATATATGGAAGACGCATACCgctaaagaagaaattaagcTGAGACAAGAGGAAGAACTTTCTGAAGTAGACCAAAGGGTCTTATACCCTGGTAAAAGAGATACTAAGTATACCAAGGATTTGAAAGATAAAGATAACTACTTGGAACGTCGCGCTCGGACTTTAAAGAAGGAGTAGGTTCATCTTTGTTCTTATagtgattttctttttcaataaacttAAGCCTGTATATAGAAACTCATTTTCAAACTGTATATTTATTGTTTAAGACAGCATCAGTGGTAGAGCcaaggagaaaaaaagagaagagaaaagcCAAAATAGAATTCCCTCATTTTTGACTAAACAAAATAAGACCTTCAAAATCGAGGGCCTTTTTTACGAATAACTATGTTCTAAAATATTAGgaaatgatattattaGTACAGGGACTTACGGAAATATACTtttaatataaaaaagggcaaaatagaataaaagtgagaattttttattaatttttcaacgtCCTATATTGATATATCTGCTCCAGATAGTATTGTGGTTAGTAAAACCTAAATTTTTGACACGGGAACTATTGTTCCTTACATTACAGTGCAACAAGATAATAATCCTTTGTCctccttcttttctgcaGTTGTGGCCGCAGCAGCAGGAGGTTTGGTTTGTCTCTTAACCGCACCAGGAGCAGTagccttcttttcagtGGAAGGTTTGGCTTCTTTTGCAGGGAAGAGTTTTTTGGCAGTTTCGTAGAATGTTTTACCTTGAATTTCAGCAATTCTTAATTCAAGAGGAGAAGCAGTTCTCGAGCCGTCAGGACCTGCAAGAGTACCAGCACCCCATGGAGAACCACCGTGTACCTCTTCTATGCTGGCTAACTCAGCGAAGGAATTCTTGTAACCCAGAGGTAAGAAGATAATTCCATGATGGGCTAAATAAGACAAACAGGCTTTAACAGTACTTTCTTGACCACCGCCGTAACTGGAAGTACTCACAAATATGCCCGCAGCTTTGCCATTCAGAGAGCCCTTGGCCCATAATCCACCAGTTTTATCCCAAAAGGCGGACCATTGAGCCGGCAAATTGCCAAACCTAGTTGGAACACCGAACAAAAAGGCATCATATTCGAGCAATGTCTTTTCAGTAGCAACAGGAATATCCTCAGGTTTTTGAGGAGCATTCATTTTGGTGAGGACTTCATCAGGTAAAGTTTCCTCGACCCTGTATACATCAGCCTTGCCACCAGCTGCTTCTACGCCTTTCTTAACAGCTTGTGCTAAAACGTCTATGTGCCCGTAGGTGGAGTAAGTAATTATTGCAATCTTAACCATTCTTATCGCACTTCAATCGTGTTCgtattgttttgttttctctctttttatTGATACTGACCcctcttttcctttttttctcttctagTTTTCCTTTCTACTAAAATTTATAAACTTCAAATAAAAGTATGAGTAAAAACAGATAAAAGTGCAGGATTTTACAGTATTAATTAGCTTCAAAAGTTGTACAAATTTTATAAATTGAAATAGGCGTGGCAATTGAGGCGTTAAAATCTGATTACCTTAGGcaaatttattatttatattaagTTCCAAGAAGGGGAAGCGCCTTCTTTCCCCGCAGTCCAGCATATGCTTACCCGAATGGATCTTAATAAGTTATTACTAAAAGGGTCATAACGGACTTATTGATAACGATGTCGTGAGGATAATGCGTGTGTGCTAATTATCGCACGATAGCTCTCGCAATTAAATTCAGGAGGGAGATGGCGAAGAGGAATAAAATAGAGTTCATACGTAACTGTCGTATTCTTAATTAtaaatatcattatcatAGTGTATGgttaaaagaatatattattGTATTAAATAAGTGCTAAATACTGAATGGTCATGAGGATGGttatgaagaaagaaaaatatgcaGAGGGGTGTATAGGTGGGATGTAATCCAACTATAGTTTGCTTTCAATGTTCTTGACCAATTCCTTGTATTTCTCAGTAGAATAAGACTTAGGTCTTTCAATGGAAGCACCAATGGCCCTATCAGTAATCAACTGAGCAAGAATACCAAATGCCCTTGAAACACCGAATAAAACGGTGTAGAATGAAGATTCTTTTAGACCATAATATTGTAATAAGACACCAGAGTGAGCATCCACGTTTGGCCATGGGTTTTTGGTCTTACCGTGTTGGGTTAATACGCTTGGTGCTACCTCATATATTGACGAGACTAACTTGAATAATTCATAATCTGGGAAATGGTCCATGGCAAACTTACGTTGAGCCATGTAACGAGGGTCAGTCTTCCTCAGCACAGCATGACCATAGCCAGGAATGACTCTTCCTGAATTTAGAGTATCccataaatatttttcaattgtttcTCTAGAGTAATCATCatctacttcttctttaagCGCAAATAGCCATTCTAGTACTTCTTGGTTAGCACGCCCATGTAGTGGACCAGCCAACCCATTCAAACCTGACGCAAGGGATAAATAAGGTGATGATAATGCCGAGCCCACAAGATGAGATGTATGTGCGGATACATTACCACCCTCATGATCTGAATGAATGGTCAAATAAAGTCTCATCAGGTCCACGAAATCTTCATCCTTAGAACCAATCAAGTTGACCAGATTTTTAGCGCAGTCGGCATTTGGGTCCACTTCTCCCATTTTACCATCTTTGAACACATTACGATAAATTTTGGCTGCAATAACTGGCAGTTTACCCAGCAAGTCTAGTGAGTCTTCAAAAGTATAACTCCAATAGTCCTGCTTGGAAATTCCTTGGGCGTAAGCCTTAGCGAACTTTGACTCGCTTTCCAAAGCAGTCACAGCAATAGAGAATTGGGCCATTGGGTGTAAATCCTTTGGTAGATTATCTAAAAGTTGGACGACATGACTAGGTAATTCTGATCTGGACATTAAATCAGctgataatttttcaacttgcGTTTGAGTTGGAACCTCGCCGGTTAATAATAACCAAAAGAGAGCTTCTGGTAATGGTTGTGAGCTTCCTTTTGCCTTTGGCAAGTCCTTTTGAATATCGGCGATCGTACGG comes from Saccharomyces paradoxus chromosome III, complete sequence and encodes:
- a CDS encoding uncharacterized protein (similar to YCL002C), which translates into the protein MLVVVLQGLAGFLSIIAILYQKRYNKLHRSIYGLSYDLYLLDFVGNGLYLYCALHYCYSSLVREQLSQRFPLFYPLNEARSIPISSLLILKDFCVFFCCLMLLRQLYYYRSTKHIYQGISITSIIFIGVFLVLGIFTYGCSISNLPLKNSGKFGVFYLDHINYLWVMANLLKCFKYVPQMSINWMGCSTVGLSSKFVLISFLAEFIDLVGRLLIPTSVLFYEIPFNSTPFWVKLIQFVTLSVILCQVQYVYVGRKPRLPKGKL
- the RER1 gene encoding protein retrieval receptor (Protein involved in retention of membrane proteins~similar to YCL001W); its protein translation is MDYDSPDTMNDGSSNTLISKMNTMKLLYQHYLDKVTPHTKERWAVLGGLLCLFMVRITMAEGWYVICYGLGLFLLNQFLAFLTPKFDMSLQQDEENNELEAGEKSEEFRPFIRRLPEFKFWYNSIRATIISLLLSLFSIFDIPVYWPILLMYFILLFFLTMRRQIQHMIKYRYIPLDIGKKKYSHSSN
- the CDC10 gene encoding septin CDC10 (Component of the septin ring, required for cytokinesis~similar to YCR002C) produces the protein MDSLSSVQPASYVGFDTITNQIEHRLLKKGFQFNIMVVGQSGLGKSTLINTLFASHLIDSATGDDITALPITKTTEMKISTHTLVEDRVRLNINVIDTPGFGDFIDNSKAWEPIVKYIKEQHSQYLRKELTAQRERFIVDTRVHAILYFLQPNGKELSRLDVEALKRLTEIANVIPVIGKSDTLTLDERAEFRELIQNEFEKYNFKIYPYDSEELTDEELELNRSVRSIIPFAVVGSENEIEINGETFRGRKTRWSAINVEDINQCDFVYLREFLIRTHLQDLIETTSYIHYEGFRARQLIALKENANSRSSAHMSSNAIQR
- the MRPL32 gene encoding mitochondrial 54S ribosomal protein bL32m (Mitochondrial ribosomal protein of the large subunit~similar to YCR003W) translates to MNSLIFGKRLTLHKIVPANVIGWLTPLGNPSLLAPGQKQLGSINRWLKEKLQGDHNETENEDFFSSNGILLAVPKKKVSHQKKRQKLYGPGKKQLKMIHHLNKCPSCGHYKRANTLCMYCVGQIRHIWKTHTAKEEIKLRQEEELSEVDQRVLYPGKRDTKYTKDLKDKDNYLERRARTLKKE
- the YCP4 gene encoding flavodoxin-like fold family protein (similar to YCR004C), whose translation is MVKIAIITYSTYGHIDVLAQAVKKGVEAAGGKADVYRVEETLPDEVLTKMNAPQKPEDIPVATEKTLLEYDAFLFGVPTRFGNLPAQWSAFWDKTGGLWAKGSLNGKAAGIFVSTSSYGGGQESTVKACLSYLAHHGIIFLPLGYKNSFAELASIEEVHGGSPWGAGTLAGPDGSRTASPLELRIAEIQGKTFYETAKKLFPAKEAKPSTEKKATAPGAVKRQTKPPAAAATTAEKKEDKGLLSCCTVM
- the CIT2 gene encoding citrate (Si)-synthase CIT2 (Citrate synthase~similar to YCR005C), which codes for MTVPYLDSSRNVASYLQTHPRQEKTLKERFGEIYPIHAQDVRQFVKEHGKTKISDVLLEQVYGGMRGIPGSVWEGSVLDPEEGIRFRGRTIADIQKDLPKAKGSSQPLPEALFWLLLTGEVPTQTQVEKLSADLMSRSELPSHVVQLLDNLPKDLHPMAQFSIAVTALESESKFAKAYAQGISKQDYWSYTFEDSLDLLGKLPVIAAKIYRNVFKDGKMGEVDPNADCAKNLVNLIGSKDEDFVDLMRLYLTIHSDHEGGNVSAHTSHLVGSALSSPYLSLASGLNGLAGPLHGRANQEVLEWLFALKEEVDDDYSRETIEKYLWDTLNSGRVIPGYGHAVLRKTDPRYMAQRKFAMDHFPDYELFKLVSSIYEVAPSVLTQHGKTKNPWPNVDAHSGVLLQYYGLKESSFYTVLFGVSRAFGILAQLITDRAIGASIERPKSYSTEKYKELVKNIESKL